GTTTTCCTTGAAATCATCATTGCACCAAGCTACACAGACGAAGCGCTTGAAATCTTGACAACCAAGAAGAAAAACTTGCGTATCCTTGAGTTGCCATTTGACGCTCAAGATGCTAGCGAAGTGGAAGCAGAATACACTGGTGTTGTCGGTGGACTTCTCGTTCAAAACCAAGACGTTGTTAAAGAAAGTCCAGCTGACTGGCAAGTGGTTACTAAACGCCAACCAACTGAAACAGAAGCAACAGCTCTTGAGTTTGCTTGGAAAGCCATCAAGTACGTCAAATCAAACGGTATTATCGTGACTAACGACCACATGACACTTGGTGTTGGTCCTGGTCAAACTAACCGTGTGGCTTCTGTCCGTATCGCCATTGACCAAGCTAAAGACCGTCTTGACGGCGCTGTTCTTGCTTCAGATGCCTTCTTCCCATTTGCGGATAATGTGGAAGAAATCGCTAAAGCAGGTATTAAAGCAATCATCCAACCGGGTGGATCAGTACGTGACCAAGAGTCAATCGAAGCGGCTGATAAACATGGTTTGACAATGATCTTTACAGGCGTAAGACATTTCCGTCATTAAGAATTTTCAAAGCATCCAAGAAATTGGATGTTTTTCCTTTGAGTGTAATATAAAAGATAATAAAGTAAAAAAATTGGTATACTAGAGTAATTAAGAGAAAGGATTATAAATAAGTGGAGATTGAAAGTATTAATGCAGGGATTTTAGCAATAAAGATTTTGAATGAGCTTAAGTATAACAAGAGAATGTTTTATAATTGGCCGATATGGTTTAGGGGAGATAAAGAAGAGAATATTCGAGAATTACTTGTTTCAGAGATTTCTAATATAAAAAACGAGTTACTAAAAGGTACTCTTAATCCTAAATTGGAAGAAATCGAAGCCATCCCAATGTATAAAAAAGTTAAGGATAATTCAGGAAGTCAATCTCATAATGTTATTACATTCTCTTCTTCTAAGAAAATTACTGGGAAAATAGAATTTAATTATTTCATTCAGTTAAGTTTACAAGATTTTATTGTGAGTGTGATTTGGGTAGAAACTGTTGGAAAAATAGTTGATAATGGGTTTGATAGTGATATTTATGCTAACAGATTGTCAGTATCGCAAAGTAGTTTTTTTAAACCATATTTTGATGCATATTCTGAGTTTCGTGATTCGAACTTTGATAAGATGCGTCAATGGATAAATAATAAGGAGACAGGTATATATATACAGACTGATTTGTCAAGGTGTTATTATAATGTTAGTGTACAAAATATTAAAGAGAGATTGCTAAACGAACTAAGAAAACATTCTATAAGTGGTCTTGAATTTATTACAGAATATATTTTTTCAATTATTGAAAAATATAACAATTTAAAAGAGGTAAGAGAATTTTTAGCAACTTTAAATAACTCAGAAGAAAAAAATCAAGAGAGTATTGATAGAGTGCTTCCCATAGGCTTTTTGCCTAGTAATATTTTGAGCAATCTTTACTTGTTAGAGTTAGACCAAAAAATTAAAGAAGAATTTTATCCGGTTAACTATAGTCGTTATGTAGATGATATTGTTTTTTTGATAAAAACAGATATTTCTGAGAATTATTTATCATCGGAGTTACCAGAAGTTGAACGTATCAAAAGTAAGCTTAGTTTAATAAAGAATTCTTTGAAGAATTCAGTTGAACTTAATGAAGAGAAAACCTTGTTTTTTATTGTTAATAAACAAAATGATATTAATTATTTGAATAAATTTGAGAAAGAAACTCAACAGCTTTCCAGTGATAATTATCGTTTGATAGATCCTAATGAATATGATAAAGAGTTTGAGAATGCATATAAATTAACCCAGGGATTAACGAAACTTTCAGATTTGTTTACAATTGTAAGGGATAAAAAGTATATTAGCCGAACAATATCGACAATTTTTAATTATATTTTTTGGAATCTTAAAGAAGATATCGATGGAGATAATGTAAGGCTATCGAAGAAATTTATTGATTATTTTTATTCATTTGTGGATGATGAATTTTTACTAAATTTATTTGATTATTGGTATCAATTGATTGTTATTGAATTGGTATCAAAGAAATTATTATTAAGTGAGCATTCTAAAAGTCCAATTAGTATAAAAAAGTATAAATTGAAATTTTGGAACAGATTTCAATTGCTAAAAGAAAATGTAAATGAGGAAAATGATTACCTAAATGTGTTTTTATCGAACTTTGAAAAGAAAGTTGAAAAAATTTTTAGTTGTAAAATAAATACACCATTATATCAGATTCAGGAGTATTTTAGATACCCAAGATATAAATTAGAAAATATAATTGATGAGACTAGTTTATTTTATTTTGAAAAACAATTAAGGAAGTTAGTGCAATTTAAGTGCTCTCAGTCACTATCTATTTCGAGTAAAAATGAAGACTTTTTGACTATAATAAAGAAGAATTTTTGTAATAATTTTCCTGCTGCACAAGATATAAAAGTTTTTGATAATGCAGATACGAAAATTGAAGGTTATGAATCAAAAGATAGGATTGTGCTATCTCAGAGTAACTTTGAAACTTATAGTAAAAGGGAAAAGTATTTTCTTTCAAATTCTAAAAATAAATCTAATATTACTGATATTGTTATTACTCTAAATGAGTCAGATAGAAATAATGCAGATGTTTTATTGTATCCAGAACAAGGAATACCAATTCAAGAGATATACTCACTTGTACGATTTTCAAAAAAAACAAAAACACTAGTTATCGGAGGAATGGACTTTATTTACCTGAAGGAGAAAGAAAAGGTTCTGAATTTAACCTTTATTATCAGACCATTTAAAGTATTGAAAGGAGAGAAAGAGTATAAAGATGTAGAGATAATACTACTTCCAAAGATCTATCCATCACCAATTGAATATGAAACATTTCATAATTCAAGAGCTTATTCAGGAGACAATTGGGAAATTTATATCCCCAACCCGGATGAATGGAAAAATCAGCATATAATAGAATTTAAAGGAAGTTACCACGCAATATTAAATTGTTATGAGGCCACCTCAATAGATTTAAAATATGAAATTTCCAAGGAAGAGCCAGAAATAGTTCACTTAATTACTAATAATAAAGATATTAAGTATTATTATCAGATAGCAGAGAGTCTATCACGAGATCTAATGGCAGTATCTACGATAACAAACTATTCGAAATTTGGAGGAGTTGAAGTATTTAGCCCCTACAAGGAAGAGTATAAGCGACAAATCTCACTACATAAAGGTGCTAAAAATACTCATGTTGATATTTGTGATATTGATTTGGAAGCAATAAAGCATAAGCGATTAAATAACTTAGACAGTACTATGAAACAGAACCCACCAAAGCATTATTATAGAAATTTAGGAAAGTAAAATGAGTATAGAAATACAAAAAAAGATTCAAGATATAATAGAAATAATATTAAAGTGGCTTTTTCCCCTAACCGCTATTTTTAGCTTCTTTCAGTTTTTTCAACCTTTTAAACCAGATCTATCATTTTATAAATTTGAAGGAATAGTTTTGGTTATAACCGTTATTCTAGCTATAATTTGGAATAAAGTATTAGAATATAGAATTTTAGAAAAATACTTATATCGCTATATTAGTAGGGACTCTAAATTGATTTTAAATATTTATTATGATGACATATTTGATATAAAATTCAATGAATTTATTCGTGTTATTCCAATGGATCAAGACTTAGATTGTGATAGACGTAATATCCGAGAAAAATCAGTTCAGTACCAGTTTAGACAAAAAGAATTCATAACATACGAAAGATTAGAGAAATTGAGGAAAAGAAATGAAAGAATAATAGCGATTGATAATTTTTTCTTATTAAGAGTCTCAGAGTATGTAAATGGAGATAATATTGAATTAGACACGTATAATGATTATTTTTCTATGATTTATGAACTCTGTAAATTTATAGATACTAACTCACATGGAAAGTCCGTAGTTTGTTCAGTTATAGGAGGAAACATTCAATTTAAAGAAGGAAATTTAAACTCAATGCAGAGACTACAATTATTGAAATTGGTGATAGAATCTTATAGTTTTCAACATGAAGTGAAAATTCACATTGTGGTAAAAAAAGATCAGGAGAGAAAAGATAAATATGATTTAACTACTTTATAATTTAAGCTCTCCAAGCTATACTAATACCATCCTAAAAAACTTTTCTTTTTCATAAATCTCCTAAGAGCTCAGTATCCGCTGGGCTTTTTTATTTCAGCGCATCAAAAAAAACAACCGTTCTCACGATTGTTCAATAGATTTAAACCTTTTCAAGGACAGACTGGGTTACCCAAGTCTTGCGATTTCCGATTTGGACGAGGACGCCATCGCTAGGTGGGTCAATGGCTAGCACTTTGAAGTTACCTGGAATAGTAAAGGTCTCACCAGGATTGAGGTACTGGTCTGAAGTTGGATTGCCTTGTCCATCAACTTCAAGAACAGGTCCAGGATCAACGATATTGTGTTTGGTTGGTGTGCCTCCTGCTAAATCTTGGCTGGTGATGTTATTTCCTACTATAGATGTTACACGGAAAGTACCTGTAAATCGGACAGTATCACCAATGTTGATAGAAGAGTTGGTTGTATTACTAGTCTGAGTTCCTGATTCAAGGTCTTTAAAGTGGATATAGCCGGATACTTGACTTTTATGGAAGCTACGTTTGTGGTATTTCTCAGGTCCTTGCCCCACATCGTAGTTGTACTCCTCAATCGTTACCTGATTTCCTTGAACGTCAGCAACCCAGGCTACATGCCCCATGTGACCGGCCCCGTTGACACCAGCTGAAAACCAAGCGATGCTCCCTACGGCAGGATTCATGTCGACACGGTAACCA
The DNA window shown above is from Streptococcus salivarius and carries:
- a CDS encoding CHAP domain-containing protein, encoding MKKKILNCLLPLACLATVSVSCGSSAQAAVLGDDYPSSWKYGGFGVDPWTMYWRQCTSFAAYRLSNTNGFNLPVGYGNAITWGSIARANGYRVDMNPAVGSIAWFSAGVNGAGHMGHVAWVADVQGNQVTIEEYNYDVGQGPEKYHKRSFHKSQVSGYIHFKDLESGTQTSNTTNSSINIGDTVRFTGTFRVTSIVGNNITSQDLAGGTPTKHNIVDPGPVLEVDGQGNPTSDQYLNPGETFTIPGNFKVLAIDPPSDGVLVQIGNRKTWVTQSVLEKV
- a CDS encoding RNA-directed DNA polymerase; this translates as MEIESINAGILAIKILNELKYNKRMFYNWPIWFRGDKEENIRELLVSEISNIKNELLKGTLNPKLEEIEAIPMYKKVKDNSGSQSHNVITFSSSKKITGKIEFNYFIQLSLQDFIVSVIWVETVGKIVDNGFDSDIYANRLSVSQSSFFKPYFDAYSEFRDSNFDKMRQWINNKETGIYIQTDLSRCYYNVSVQNIKERLLNELRKHSISGLEFITEYIFSIIEKYNNLKEVREFLATLNNSEEKNQESIDRVLPIGFLPSNILSNLYLLELDQKIKEEFYPVNYSRYVDDIVFLIKTDISENYLSSELPEVERIKSKLSLIKNSLKNSVELNEEKTLFFIVNKQNDINYLNKFEKETQQLSSDNYRLIDPNEYDKEFENAYKLTQGLTKLSDLFTIVRDKKYISRTISTIFNYIFWNLKEDIDGDNVRLSKKFIDYFYSFVDDEFLLNLFDYWYQLIVIELVSKKLLLSEHSKSPISIKKYKLKFWNRFQLLKENVNEENDYLNVFLSNFEKKVEKIFSCKINTPLYQIQEYFRYPRYKLENIIDETSLFYFEKQLRKLVQFKCSQSLSISSKNEDFLTIIKKNFCNNFPAAQDIKVFDNADTKIEGYESKDRIVLSQSNFETYSKREKYFLSNSKNKSNITDIVITLNESDRNNADVLLYPEQGIPIQEIYSLVRFSKKTKTLVIGGMDFIYLKEKEKVLNLTFIIRPFKVLKGEKEYKDVEIILLPKIYPSPIEYETFHNSRAYSGDNWEIYIPNPDEWKNQHIIEFKGSYHAILNCYEATSIDLKYEISKEEPEIVHLITNNKDIKYYYQIAESLSRDLMAVSTITNYSKFGGVEVFSPYKEEYKRQISLHKGAKNTHVDICDIDLEAIKHKRLNNLDSTMKQNPPKHYYRNLGK